Proteins from a genomic interval of ANME-2 cluster archaeon:
- a CDS encoding nucleotidyltransferase, protein MKREQALKLLREHKQEFEEQYGITRLGIFGSVARDEAVDSSDVDVVVEMPPDMFARVSLKEELETIFRSKVDLVRYWRRMNHYLKRRIDREAYYV, encoded by the coding sequence ATGAAAAGGGAGCAAGCACTGAAACTTTTGCGTGAGCATAAACAGGAGTTTGAGGAACAATATGGAATCACCCGGCTGGGAATATTTGGTTCGGTAGCAAGAGATGAAGCGGTTGATAGCAGCGATGTGGACGTTGTTGTTGAGATGCCGCCCGATATGTTTGCAAGAGTAAGCCTCAAAGAAGAACTGGAGACGATCTTCAGGTCAAAGGTCGATCTGGTGCGTTACTGGCGGCGTATGAATCACTACCTGAAAAGGCGCATCGACAGGGAGGCATACTATGTATGA
- a CDS encoding DUF86 domain-containing protein has translation MYDATLLLEKLEQIDEALEKIQRRFTSINSPDDFLDSDKGQDMLDGIAMMLIAIGENFKTIDTDTEGKYLTKHYPDIHWSGVKGVRDVLSHQYFNIDAEEIFYICTNDLQPLRTVVQEMIKELKNGHTP, from the coding sequence ATGTATGATGCAACGTTGCTTCTGGAAAAGTTAGAACAGATTGACGAGGCGTTAGAGAAAATCCAGCGTCGGTTTACCAGCATTAATTCGCCAGATGATTTTCTGGATAGTGATAAAGGTCAGGACATGCTGGATGGAATCGCTATGATGCTCATAGCCATCGGGGAAAACTTCAAAACAATCGACACAGACACCGAAGGAAAATATCTAACAAAACATTATCCAGATATTCACTGGTCTGGCGTCAAAGGGGTGCGTGACGTCCTTTCTCACCAGTACTTCAATATCGACGCCGAGGAGATTTTCTACATTTGTACCAATGATCTGCAGCCTTTGCGCACTGTTGTACAGGAAATGATAAAGGAGTTGAAAAATGGCCATACACCCTGA
- a CDS encoding DEAD/DEAH box helicase family protein has protein sequence MAIHPDFPPSPHNILNPDIRWFPADEALSESSYDKLLPPLVHVLRKKVKAWRDNGYDGASNTSKSLLNWWFKTEHLLPKADGTTFLFQYYFAQREAVETVIYLYDVVHVKDKYDLLRYDSSEAVSAGMFDEDWRRFVIKMATGSGKTKVLSLILAWCYFHKLYEPDSKLARNFLMIAPNIIVLDRLRTDFDGLRIFFNDPVLPDNGYEGQNWQDDFQLTLHIQDDVNITRKTGNIFLTNIHRVYASNDVEPSFEDDDLADYFLGRRPTGETIDSKVDLGDIVREIDELVVLNDEAHHIHDKRLAWFRSIEDIHNRLRQKDHFLSLQVDVTATPKHNNGAIFVQTISDYPLVEAITQNVVKHPVLPDSASQSKLIEQQSAIFSEKYADYLNLGVEEWRKAYVEHEKLGKKAILFAMTDDTKNCDEVAEYLKNNFPELKDSVLVIHTKNNGEISEASSKKAKEEMDILRKQANEIDGLDSPYKAIVSVMMLKEGWDVRNVTTIVGLRPYSAKSNILPEQTLGRGIRCMYPGSGTKEYVSVVGTDAFMNFVESIQNEGVELERRAMGEGTRAKTPLIVEVDNENTKKDLDKLDIRLPVLTPRIFRNYKSLEDLNPGTFENKKVGYKLFSEEEKREIIFKDITTNEVTHTTTLDPITVTDYRNAIGYFTQIIMKDINLFSGYDVLYGKVKEFIQNFLFDQEIEIDDLNTIRNLSELEATKAVIETFKKKINELTVQDKGDVKIKDYIILRQTRPFVAKEQSYLVPQKSIFNKIIGDSQLELHFASFLEGCDDVISYVKNYFAVNFRIDYENIDGDISNYYPDFIVKKSEKEIYIIETKGQEGLDVPLKMNRLKQWCEDINKLQKEIMFDYIFVDEEGFHAYTPSSFKHLVNTFKEYKSE, from the coding sequence ATGGCCATACACCCTGATTTTCCCCCGTCTCCACACAACATATTAAACCCGGATATCCGCTGGTTCCCTGCCGACGAGGCGCTCAGTGAATCAAGCTATGATAAACTGCTGCCGCCCCTGGTACATGTGCTGCGAAAAAAAGTCAAAGCATGGCGGGACAATGGTTATGATGGTGCAAGCAACACAAGCAAATCACTGCTCAACTGGTGGTTCAAAACAGAACACCTGTTGCCAAAAGCCGATGGAACGACCTTTTTGTTCCAGTATTATTTCGCCCAGCGTGAAGCTGTAGAGACAGTTATTTATCTCTATGATGTGGTTCATGTAAAGGACAAATACGATCTGCTGCGCTATGATTCTTCAGAAGCTGTATCTGCCGGCATGTTTGACGAGGATTGGCGACGTTTTGTGATAAAAATGGCTACTGGTAGCGGCAAGACCAAAGTGTTGAGTCTTATACTGGCTTGGTGCTATTTCCATAAACTCTATGAGCCGGATTCGAAACTGGCCCGCAACTTCCTAATGATTGCCCCGAACATCATCGTGCTGGATCGGCTGCGTACCGACTTTGACGGTTTGCGCATCTTTTTTAATGACCCGGTGCTGCCTGACAACGGATATGAAGGCCAGAACTGGCAGGACGATTTTCAGTTGACCCTGCACATCCAGGACGATGTCAACATCACCCGCAAGACCGGGAATATATTTCTCACCAATATTCACCGGGTTTATGCCAGTAACGATGTTGAGCCCAGCTTTGAAGATGATGACCTTGCAGATTATTTCCTTGGCAGGCGGCCCACTGGCGAAACAATCGATTCCAAGGTGGATTTAGGGGATATTGTCAGGGAAATTGATGAATTGGTGGTGCTCAATGATGAAGCCCACCATATTCATGACAAACGCCTGGCATGGTTCAGATCCATTGAAGATATTCATAACAGACTCAGGCAAAAAGACCATTTTCTTTCCCTGCAGGTAGATGTAACGGCAACCCCAAAGCATAACAACGGTGCCATCTTTGTGCAGACCATATCCGACTATCCATTGGTGGAAGCCATAACCCAGAATGTGGTCAAACATCCGGTATTGCCTGATTCTGCTAGCCAGTCAAAACTGATAGAGCAACAGAGCGCCATTTTTTCAGAAAAGTATGCGGATTATCTGAATCTGGGAGTTGAAGAATGGCGCAAAGCTTATGTTGAGCATGAAAAATTAGGGAAAAAAGCCATTCTGTTTGCCATGACAGATGACACGAAAAACTGCGATGAAGTGGCAGAATACCTTAAAAACAATTTCCCTGAATTAAAAGATTCGGTGCTGGTGATCCACACCAAGAACAATGGTGAGATTTCCGAGGCAAGCAGTAAGAAAGCAAAAGAAGAAATGGATATACTCAGAAAGCAAGCCAATGAAATAGATGGTTTAGATAGCCCATACAAAGCCATTGTATCTGTGATGATGTTAAAAGAAGGGTGGGATGTCAGGAATGTAACCACCATTGTAGGTTTGAGGCCATATTCAGCCAAAAGCAACATTCTACCTGAACAAACTTTGGGCCGCGGTATCCGCTGCATGTATCCCGGATCTGGCACGAAAGAATATGTCAGCGTGGTCGGAACAGATGCCTTTATGAATTTTGTTGAATCCATACAGAATGAGGGAGTTGAGCTTGAGCGCAGGGCTATGGGTGAAGGAACCAGGGCCAAAACGCCACTGATTGTTGAAGTGGACAATGAAAACACAAAAAAAGACCTAGATAAACTGGACATCCGGCTACCTGTCTTAACTCCACGTATATTCAGGAATTATAAGAGTCTTGAAGACTTGAATCCAGGCACATTTGAGAACAAAAAAGTTGGATATAAACTGTTTTCAGAAGAAGAAAAGCGCGAAATTATTTTCAAGGATATAACAACTAATGAAGTCACACATACGACTACACTTGATCCAATTACTGTTACTGATTACCGTAATGCTATAGGATATTTCACCCAGATCATTATGAAAGATATCAATCTGTTTAGCGGATATGATGTATTGTACGGCAAGGTCAAGGAATTTATACAAAACTTCCTGTTTGATCAGGAAATTGAGATTGATGATCTAAACACAATAAGGAATCTCTCTGAACTGGAAGCAACAAAGGCAGTGATAGAAACTTTCAAGAAAAAGATTAACGAATTGACGGTACAGGATAAAGGTGATGTAAAAATAAAGGATTATATAATATTACGCCAAACAAGACCTTTCGTTGCCAAGGAGCAAAGTTATCTTGTGCCACAAAAGAGCATATTCAATAAAATCATAGGTGACAGTCAACTTGAGCTGCATTTTGCATCATTTCTTGAGGGTTGTGATGATGTAATTTCATATGTTAAAAATTATTTTGCCGTGAATTTCCGTATCGATTATGAGAATATTGATGGTGATATTTCAAATTACTATCCAGATTTTATTGTTAAAAAATCTGAAAAAGAGATTTACATTATCGAAACCAAAGGACAGGAAGGTCTGGATGTACCATTGAAAATGAACCGCTTAAAACAATGGTGTGAAGACATTAACAAATTACAAAAAGAAATAATGTTTGATTATATATTTGTTGATGAAGAAGGCTTCCACGCATACACTCCATCATCTTTTAAACATCTTGTTAATACATTCAAAGAATACAAAAGTGAATGA
- a CDS encoding DUF4411 family protein codes for MKYVFDTGPLIDLFNHYYPARFPTLWEQFHDLVLEGELISVREVYNEINSREDALTSWAKEEKDKLFSKPTIEEFRFVSEIFKVQHFQAMIRNKERLQGKPVADPFVIARAKVLNCQVVTTEIFRDHSAKIPNVCNYFSVQCTNLEGFMEQEGWTF; via the coding sequence ATGAAATACGTTTTTGACACTGGTCCTCTTATCGATCTTTTCAATCATTATTATCCGGCAAGATTTCCTACATTGTGGGAGCAGTTTCATGATCTCGTTTTAGAAGGAGAGCTTATTTCAGTCAGGGAGGTTTACAATGAGATCAACTCTCGGGAAGATGCATTGACAAGTTGGGCAAAAGAAGAAAAAGATAAATTATTTTCAAAACCCACAATTGAAGAATTCCGGTTTGTAAGTGAGATTTTCAAAGTACAGCATTTTCAGGCAATGATCCGAAATAAAGAAAGGCTTCAGGGCAAGCCAGTCGCTGATCCGTTTGTAATAGCCCGCGCCAAAGTACTTAATTGTCAAGTAGTAACCACCGAAATATTCAGAGATCATTCTGCAAAAATCCCAAATGTCTGCAATTACTTTTCTGTTCAATGCACCAATTTGGAAGGTTTTATGGAACAAGAGGGGTGGACTTTTTAA
- a CDS encoding ImmA/IrrE family metallo-endopeptidase — MSEPIPVNPDIMRWARETAGYSIEDVVDKIKRKRVTAEVVQDWENGNASPSYPQLEKLAYKIFKRPLALFFFPEPPEEETPRQSFRTLPRQEIDLMEPTLLYLIRKAMALRENLKELYDNVNPAKQKIFIDLEIKSSDPVSNAAKEVRKYLGVSLKEQYAVESNEDALKYWRNLLEEHGIFIFKGAFKDEEFSGFCLYDNVFPIIYINNSQAKSRQIFTLFHELAHLLFRTGGVDLRHDDFVWRISGNNKHIEVFCNKFAGEFLVPSEDVQKHLRNKSIDDNLLSGLAKKYSVSREVILRKCLDLGYVGQAFYESKVREWETEASKHKKPGSGGDYYRTQKTYLGDRYIETAFSKYYQGVISKSQLSDYLGIKEDKVLKFEDNLLRRS, encoded by the coding sequence ATGAGTGAACCCATTCCTGTAAATCCTGATATTATGCGGTGGGCAAGGGAAACGGCTGGATACAGCATAGAAGATGTTGTTGATAAGATCAAGCGTAAACGTGTGACGGCCGAAGTGGTTCAAGACTGGGAAAATGGCAACGCAAGTCCATCATATCCTCAACTGGAAAAACTTGCCTATAAAATATTCAAACGGCCTTTGGCATTATTTTTCTTTCCTGAACCACCTGAAGAAGAAACTCCAAGGCAGTCTTTTCGTACATTACCCCGGCAGGAAATTGACCTGATGGAGCCCACATTGCTCTATCTGATCCGTAAGGCAATGGCGTTGCGGGAGAATCTAAAAGAATTGTATGACAATGTGAACCCGGCAAAGCAGAAAATATTTATTGATCTTGAAATAAAAAGTTCTGATCCAGTGTCTAATGCGGCAAAAGAAGTGAGGAAATATTTAGGTGTTAGTCTTAAAGAACAATATGCAGTAGAATCAAACGAAGATGCATTAAAATATTGGCGCAATTTGCTTGAAGAACATGGGATTTTTATCTTTAAAGGTGCATTCAAAGATGAGGAATTTTCAGGCTTTTGTCTATATGACAATGTTTTTCCAATAATATATATCAATAACAGCCAGGCAAAAAGCCGTCAGATATTTACACTTTTTCATGAGCTTGCACATCTTCTGTTCAGGACCGGAGGAGTTGATCTAAGACATGATGATTTTGTCTGGAGGATAAGTGGGAACAATAAGCATATTGAAGTTTTTTGTAATAAATTTGCAGGAGAATTTCTGGTTCCCTCTGAAGATGTTCAAAAACACTTACGCAATAAGAGTATAGACGACAATCTGCTGTCTGGTCTGGCAAAAAAGTATAGCGTTAGTCGTGAGGTTATTCTGCGCAAATGTCTTGATCTGGGATATGTAGGTCAGGCATTTTACGAATCAAAAGTACGGGAATGGGAAACTGAAGCATCAAAGCATAAAAAACCCGGTTCAGGTGGCGATTATTATAGAACTCAAAAAACATATCTGGGCGACCGCTATATTGAAACAGCGTTCAGTAAATATTATCAAGGCGTTATTTCGAAATCGCAATTGTCAGACTATCTCGGAATAAAGGAAGATAAAGTGCTCAAATTTGAGGATAATCTGTTACGCAGGAGCTAG
- a CDS encoding DUF2115 domain-containing protein, producing MAASSFKKLKSVHELQESVHDQQTLLSKLNKELSAYTVFDLMKIQAQLEKECKYLPLKYKKVFREKMAEQLISNFKAIIAKTHSYNQILDKEQFIEFIKSFQEKLDNIDTKDTSQAHDMTVLYHLCALYNIFITKTPPHPEGTPFPGGFFVEKIGDHYYCPVKDKQKDNDEALCRFCVARQTQIE from the coding sequence ATGGCAGCGTCTTCATTTAAGAAACTCAAAAGTGTCCATGAACTACAGGAATCTGTGCATGACCAGCAGACCCTGCTATCAAAACTTAATAAAGAACTCTCGGCATATACTGTTTTTGACCTGATGAAAATACAGGCCCAACTGGAGAAGGAATGTAAGTATCTCCCATTGAAATATAAAAAAGTGTTCAGGGAAAAGATGGCTGAACAACTTATTTCAAATTTTAAAGCAATTATTGCTAAAACACATTCCTATAATCAGATACTTGATAAGGAACAGTTTATTGAATTCATTAAAAGTTTCCAGGAAAAACTTGATAATATTGATACGAAAGACACTTCCCAAGCACATGATATGACTGTGCTGTACCATTTATGTGCTCTTTATAATATATTCATAACCAAAACACCGCCCCATCCTGAAGGTACGCCTTTTCCGGGCGGGTTTTTTGTGGAAAAGATAGGGGACCATTATTACTGTCCTGTGAAGGATAAGCAGAAAGATAATGATGAAGCCCTTTGCAGGTTCTGTGTAGCCAGGCAGACTCAAATAGAGTAA
- a CDS encoding Glu/Leu/Phe/Val dehydrogenase: MSGEKNPYDNACGQIKICAAQMDMDPGLYEILISHKMIHTVSLPIKMDNGGIKVFTGYRVQHNDARGPYKGGIRYHHEVSMDEVKSLAMGMTWKCALIDIPYGGAKGGIVCNTKEMSIGEKEHITRRYTTMISQFIGPYRDVPAPDMYTDAQTMAWMMDTYSVIKGYSVPEVVTGKPIGLGGSEGRAEATGRGAAIILRETAKTLGMKLKDSTVVIQGFGNVGVNAAMTLNSMGCRIIGVSDSRGGIFDPDGLNPSKVFAHKLETGSVEGFQGSEKLTNEELLELECDFLVPSALGNQITMKNAGNIKAKVIVEGANNPTTTEADTILDNNGILLVPDILANSGGVMVSYLEWVQNINRQHWSLTEVNQQLEAKLVSSFKNVWDAKEEKGLNMRDASLAIGVSRVADSIKMLGLFP; encoded by the coding sequence ATGAGTGGAGAAAAGAATCCTTACGATAATGCCTGCGGGCAGATTAAGATATGCGCAGCACAGATGGACATGGATCCCGGGCTATATGAGATACTCATCAGTCATAAAATGATACATACTGTCTCCCTGCCAATTAAAATGGATAATGGGGGGATAAAAGTCTTTACCGGGTACCGCGTCCAGCATAACGATGCCAGGGGACCCTATAAGGGCGGTATCAGGTATCATCATGAAGTGTCCATGGATGAAGTAAAATCCCTTGCAATGGGGATGACATGGAAATGTGCACTCATCGACATACCTTACGGCGGCGCAAAGGGCGGCATCGTCTGCAATACAAAGGAAATGTCCATTGGTGAGAAGGAACACATAACCAGGCGTTACACTACCATGATATCCCAGTTCATCGGTCCCTATAGGGATGTGCCTGCGCCTGATATGTATACAGATGCCCAGACCATGGCATGGATGATGGATACCTATAGTGTCATAAAGGGATACTCTGTTCCTGAAGTGGTGACCGGCAAACCTATCGGGTTGGGAGGAAGCGAAGGACGTGCCGAGGCTACCGGACGGGGTGCGGCAATAATCTTAAGGGAGACTGCCAAAACCCTGGGTATGAAACTGAAGGATTCAACTGTTGTGATACAGGGTTTCGGAAATGTGGGTGTTAACGCTGCAATGACGTTGAACAGTATGGGATGCAGGATTATCGGAGTAAGTGATTCAAGAGGCGGTATATTTGATCCTGACGGTCTTAACCCAAGTAAGGTTTTTGCCCATAAATTAGAGACCGGTTCGGTTGAGGGGTTCCAGGGAAGTGAAAAGCTGACAAATGAAGAACTCCTTGAACTGGAATGCGACTTCCTTGTACCGTCTGCACTGGGGAACCAGATCACAATGAAGAATGCAGGAAATATCAAAGCAAAGGTGATCGTTGAGGGTGCCAATAACCCCACCACAACCGAAGCAGACACGATACTGGATAATAACGGGATATTACTGGTGCCTGATATTCTTGCAAACTCAGGTGGTGTCATGGTGAGCTATCTTGAATGGGTGCAGAATATCAACCGCCAGCACTGGAGCCTGACAGAGGTTAACCAACAGCTTGAGGCAAAGCTGGTATCATCATTTAAGAATGTATGGGATGCGAAAGAGGAGAAGGGACTGAATATGCGGGATGCCAGCCTTGCAATCGGTGTAAGCAGGGTGGCCGATTCGATCAAGATGTTGGGGCTGTTCCCTTAG